The following are encoded together in the Chloroflexota bacterium genome:
- a CDS encoding multidrug efflux SMR transporter → MAWMMLLVAGLFEIGFALSLKASDGFSRLWPSVLAAVFAIISLVLLNLALKSLPIGTAYAVWTGIGAAGTAVIGMAVLGEPALASRIGFIGLILAGVVGLQVTGGH, encoded by the coding sequence GTGGCATGGATGATGCTGCTCGTCGCCGGTCTCTTCGAGATCGGGTTTGCGCTCTCGCTCAAGGCGAGCGACGGCTTCAGCCGGCTCTGGCCCAGCGTGCTGGCGGCCGTGTTCGCCATCATCAGCCTGGTGCTGCTGAATCTCGCGCTCAAGTCGCTGCCCATCGGAACGGCCTACGCCGTCTGGACCGGCATCGGCGCGGCTGGCACGGCCGTTATCGGGATGGCCGTCCTCGGGGAGCCGGCCCTGGCCTCGCGAATCGGCTTCATCGGGCTGATCCTGGCCGGGGTCGTCGGCCTGCAGGTGACGGGCGGGCACTGA
- a CDS encoding TetR family transcriptional regulator: protein MPRPRRTPDEAPPPPGTTPPGTTPRGAARRQQLVDAATAILAASGFDAVSHRAVATAAGLPLAATTYYFATLDDLRAAALSQLGRAYVDGARRIAARMRPAQRTAEEVATLLVALVAGDGHQTDPAHLLTFYERYVQAGRHPALRGMVRGWTAELGLLAGVVLARSGYPADADLSRLLIAAIDGLLLDALIDGDAAAPARAADGVARLLHRTVPAAPSA from the coding sequence GTGCCGCGCCCGCGACGTACGCCTGACGAGGCCCCGCCGCCGCCCGGCACGACGCCGCCCGGCACGACGCCGCGCGGGGCGGCCCGGCGGCAGCAACTGGTCGATGCCGCCACCGCGATTCTGGCCGCCTCCGGCTTCGACGCGGTCAGCCACCGCGCCGTGGCGACAGCGGCCGGCCTGCCCCTGGCCGCCACCACCTACTACTTCGCCACGCTTGACGACCTTCGAGCGGCAGCCCTCTCCCAGCTGGGTCGCGCGTACGTCGACGGCGCACGGCGGATCGCGGCCAGGATGAGGCCAGCGCAACGGACAGCGGAGGAGGTGGCCACCTTGCTGGTGGCGCTGGTGGCAGGGGACGGCCACCAGACCGATCCTGCCCACCTGCTGACGTTCTACGAGCGCTACGTGCAGGCGGGCCGGCACCCGGCCCTGCGCGGCATGGTGCGCGGGTGGACCGCCGAGCTGGGCCTGCTTGCGGGCGTCGTGCTGGCGCGCTCCGGCTACCCTGCTGACGCGGACCTCAGCCGTCTCCTGATCGCCGCGATTGACGGGCTGCTGCTGGACGCGCTCATCGACGGCGACGCGGCAGCCCCGGCTCGGGCGGCGGATGGGGTGGCTCGCCTGCTCCATCGGACCGTGCCGGCCGCCCCGTCCGCATAG